Proteins encoded in a region of the Clostridium beijerinckii genome:
- a CDS encoding NlpC/P60 family protein — translation MKIRCKFALIVTLLFFMTMMSNELPAFAEPELSLEQAIQNIQECDSKIDNNIDKLNKIKEEVFQKEKQIKDNEEQLKIAKEDVEEKDKKLADRLKGIQLSGGVESTTLQYLDALISSGNVLEAMNKASLIYKICENDKNMILQAKESEKRIVEVNEEIEKGKADLQKNENDIRNQVVELEDQKDKLLKYIKENNILLSTNTGITVPVTLSSDITGQKRSLIEEAEKYLKVPYLWGGESPAGFDCSGLIQYVFKSQGIYIPRISQDQQRFAKAISISEIKPGDLVFNKPSESTHVGMYIGDDMYIQAPRTGDVVKISRLSRSNMKYVGRVLD, via the coding sequence ATGAAAATTAGGTGTAAATTTGCATTAATAGTAACCTTACTATTTTTTATGACAATGATGAGTAATGAATTGCCAGCTTTTGCAGAACCTGAACTATCACTCGAACAAGCTATACAGAACATTCAAGAATGTGATAGCAAAATTGATAATAATATAGACAAGCTAAATAAGATTAAAGAGGAAGTTTTTCAAAAGGAAAAGCAAATAAAGGATAATGAAGAACAATTAAAGATAGCTAAGGAGGATGTAGAAGAGAAAGATAAGAAATTAGCTGATAGATTAAAAGGTATACAGTTAAGTGGAGGTGTTGAATCAACAACACTTCAATACTTAGATGCTTTAATTTCTTCGGGCAATGTTTTAGAAGCAATGAATAAGGCATCATTAATATATAAAATATGTGAAAATGATAAAAATATGATTTTACAAGCAAAAGAGTCAGAAAAAAGAATCGTAGAAGTAAATGAAGAGATAGAAAAAGGAAAAGCTGATTTGCAAAAAAATGAAAACGATATTAGAAATCAAGTTGTAGAATTAGAGGATCAAAAAGATAAATTATTAAAATATATTAAAGAAAATAATATATTATTGAGCACCAATACAGGCATAACTGTTCCGGTTACATTATCATCTGATATTACTGGTCAGAAAAGGTCTCTAATAGAAGAAGCTGAAAAATATTTGAAAGTTCCTTATTTATGGGGAGGAGAGTCACCAGCAGGCTTTGATTGCTCGGGTTTGATTCAATATGTATTTAAGTCGCAAGGGATATATATACCTAGAATATCACAAGATCAGCAGCGTTTTGCAAAAGCAATTAGTATATCTGAAATTAAACCAGGAGATTTGGTATTTAATAAACCCTCAGAATCTACACACGTAGGGATGTATATAGGGGATGATATGTATATTCAAGCACCTCGTACTGGAGATGTAGTTAAAATAAGCAGATTAAGCAGGTCTAATATGAAGTATGTAGGGAGAGTTTTAGATTAG
- a CDS encoding sensor histidine kinase — MKTNLGIVICENFIEEIEFAVKTYNIKNVMIIPFASTCSKATNKKNQCLIEAINLCEERCNKTFIIIEDNCCCSNLEDLINNKEKCTLYKMEHCLNLFINKDVVNNLLNTNSYVITSGWLKNMDKDNTSVILDRKPNKLLLLDTGIYEDSIKEIQMLANNLNLPYDSFFVGLDFFHMFIEKIILDWKLELKNKKKISNIKFLREEKYKKLKDTYKLIEKKKGQLLYILDSIYEGVFILDTNYKILFVNKGVEKLLNINNFKSVLGRDLFEIGIVHKDYRDIILNRFEKVLKHNISVPIIEEKMVQFDGNIIPVNIYSGAIEYEGNPCILSVIRDISEHKKSENLKLKIQEQSRLLDKAAEYDKLKTEFFANLSHEFRTPLNVMLSTLQLLNLIGANKTNTDSKDKISKYYNIMKQNCYRLLRLVNNLIDITKIDAEYFKLNLKNENIISTIEDITLSVTDYAKNKGLDIIFDTNVEEKTMACDADKIERIMLNLLSNAIKFTSSGGSIFVNILDKDSSIMVSVKDTGVGIPKDKQLSIFKRFVQVDKSLSRKREGSGIGLSLVKSLIELHNGTIKINSEYGKGSEFIIELPVKVLPESENITSDEDLAKESNIQRIKIEFSDIYD, encoded by the coding sequence ATGAAAACTAATTTGGGTATAGTAATTTGTGAAAATTTTATTGAAGAGATTGAATTTGCAGTAAAGACTTATAATATAAAAAATGTTATGATTATACCATTTGCATCTACATGTTCAAAAGCAACAAACAAAAAAAATCAATGTTTAATAGAAGCTATTAATTTATGTGAAGAAAGATGTAATAAAACTTTTATTATTATTGAGGATAATTGTTGCTGCTCTAACTTGGAAGATCTTATTAATAACAAAGAAAAATGCACACTCTATAAAATGGAACACTGCCTTAACTTATTTATTAATAAAGATGTAGTTAATAATCTTTTAAATACAAATTCATATGTTATAACATCAGGCTGGCTTAAAAACATGGATAAAGATAATACTTCAGTTATATTAGATAGGAAACCCAATAAGCTTCTCCTATTAGACACAGGAATTTATGAGGACAGTATAAAAGAAATTCAAATGCTAGCTAACAACTTAAACTTACCTTACGATTCTTTTTTTGTCGGTTTAGATTTTTTCCATATGTTTATTGAAAAGATTATACTTGATTGGAAGCTCGAATTAAAAAATAAGAAAAAAATTAGCAATATAAAATTTCTCAGAGAAGAGAAATATAAAAAACTAAAAGATACTTATAAATTAATTGAAAAGAAAAAGGGGCAACTCTTATACATATTAGACAGTATTTATGAGGGAGTCTTTATTTTAGACACAAATTATAAAATACTTTTTGTGAATAAAGGCGTGGAAAAATTACTAAACATTAACAATTTTAAAAGTGTTCTAGGTAGAGACTTATTTGAAATTGGCATCGTTCATAAGGATTATCGAGATATTATACTTAATAGATTTGAAAAAGTGCTTAAGCATAATATATCAGTACCTATAATCGAAGAAAAAATGGTTCAATTCGATGGAAATATTATTCCAGTAAATATATACTCTGGAGCTATTGAATATGAAGGCAATCCATGTATACTAAGTGTTATTCGAGATATTTCTGAACACAAAAAATCTGAAAATCTTAAATTAAAAATCCAAGAGCAAAGCAGATTATTAGATAAAGCAGCAGAATATGATAAACTTAAAACAGAATTTTTTGCAAATTTGTCTCATGAATTTAGAACTCCACTTAACGTAATGCTTAGCACTCTTCAGCTTCTAAATTTAATCGGAGCAAACAAAACTAATACAGATAGCAAAGACAAAATAAGCAAATACTATAATATTATGAAGCAAAACTGCTATAGGTTGTTGAGGCTGGTAAATAATTTAATAGATATTACTAAAATTGATGCTGAGTACTTTAAACTCAACTTAAAAAATGAAAATATCATATCCACTATAGAAGATATAACTTTATCTGTAACTGATTATGCTAAAAACAAAGGTTTAGATATTATTTTTGATACAAACGTTGAAGAAAAGACAATGGCTTGTGATGCAGATAAAATCGAAAGAATAATGCTTAATCTTCTTTCAAATGCCATAAAGTTTACTTCCTCTGGAGGAAGTATATTTGTAAATATATTAGATAAAGATTCAAGCATTATGGTCTCAGTAAAAGATACTGGTGTTGGTATCCCTAAAGATAAACAATTATCTATTTTCAAGAGATTTGTTCAAGTAGATAAATCTCTTTCGCGAAAAAGAGAAGGCAGTGGCATCGGGCTTTCTCTCGTAAAATCTCTTATTGAACTTCACAATGGTACAATTAAAATCAATAGTGAATATGGCAAAGGCAGTGAGTTCATAATAGAGCTTCCCGTTAAAGTTTTGCCAGAAAGCGAAAATATTACTTCAGATGAGGATTTAGCAAAAGAAAGTAATATTCAAAGAATAAAAATAGAATTTTCTGACATATATGATTAA
- a CDS encoding ribose-phosphate pyrophosphokinase, with protein sequence MSELNHELGIIALESCSELGNAIDKYIQKNRNCTESFLVPLDEIRFSNGEGKVKISESIRGKDIYILCDVGNYSCTYKMFGIENHKGPDEHFQDIKRTVAAIRGKAARITVIMPLLYESRQHRRKGRESLDCALALQELERLGVDEIITFDVHDPNIQNAIPLLSFENVYPTYDIVKGILSNEESLELDKEKLLVISPDTGAMDRAIYYSSALGVDVGLFYKRRDHSTIVNGKNPIVQHEYMGRAVEDKDVLIVDDMIASGESVLDIAKELKKRNVKNIYVAATFAFFTEGFEKFNKAHEEGLLTRIYSTNLTYIPEELKDSAWFKSVDMSELCARIINRLNYGRSIAKYMDATRIIHSLLNK encoded by the coding sequence ATGAGTGAATTAAATCATGAACTTGGAATTATAGCATTAGAAAGTTGTTCAGAGTTAGGTAATGCTATAGACAAGTATATCCAAAAAAACAGAAATTGTACTGAGTCATTCTTAGTGCCACTTGATGAAATACGATTTTCTAATGGTGAAGGAAAAGTTAAAATTTCTGAATCTATCAGAGGAAAGGATATTTATATTTTATGCGATGTTGGAAACTATAGCTGTACATATAAGATGTTCGGGATTGAAAATCACAAAGGTCCTGATGAACATTTTCAAGATATAAAGAGAACTGTTGCAGCAATTAGAGGTAAGGCAGCGAGAATAACTGTAATTATGCCTCTTTTATATGAATCAAGACAACATAGGCGTAAAGGCAGAGAGTCTTTGGATTGTGCTTTAGCACTTCAAGAACTTGAAAGATTAGGTGTTGATGAAATTATCACTTTTGATGTACATGACCCTAATATTCAAAATGCTATTCCTTTACTATCTTTTGAAAATGTGTATCCAACATATGATATTGTAAAAGGAATCCTATCAAATGAGGAATCACTAGAATTAGATAAAGAAAAGCTACTTGTAATAAGTCCTGATACTGGAGCGATGGATAGGGCTATATATTACTCAAGTGCTTTAGGAGTAGATGTTGGCTTATTCTACAAGAGAAGAGATCATTCTACAATTGTTAATGGAAAAAACCCTATTGTTCAGCATGAATATATGGGAAGAGCTGTTGAAGATAAAGATGTTTTAATAGTTGATGATATGATAGCATCAGGAGAATCTGTTCTTGATATAGCTAAAGAATTAAAGAAAAGAAATGTTAAGAATATATATGTTGCAGCAACTTTTGCTTTCTTTACAGAAGGATTTGAAAAGTTTAATAAGGCTCATGAGGAAGGTTTATTGACAAGAATATATTCTACTAATTTAACATACATACCAGAAGAGTTAAAAGACTCAGCTTGGTTTAAGAGCGTTGATATGTCAGAGCTTTGTGCTAGAATTATCAATAGATTAAATTATGGAAGATCAATTGCTAAATACATGGATGCAACAAGAATAATACATAGCTTATTAAATAAGTAA
- a CDS encoding DUF503 domain-containing protein has protein sequence MNILFMKVTLRASWVHSLKEKRMIVKSIIQKLKNKFNISVSEAYEQDVHKTIVIGIAGMCSNSAQADSTMENIITFIENNTDAEIIDIQREDIRV, from the coding sequence ATGAATATTTTATTTATGAAAGTAACACTAAGAGCATCGTGGGTTCACTCATTAAAAGAGAAAAGAATGATTGTAAAAAGTATAATACAAAAATTAAAAAATAAGTTTAATATATCTGTATCTGAGGCTTATGAACAGGATGTTCATAAAACAATAGTTATAGGTATTGCAGGAATGTGTTCGAATTCAGCTCAAGCTGATTCTACTATGGAGAACATTATAACCTTTATAGAAAATAATACAGATGCAGAAATAATAGATATACAAAGAGAGGATATTAGAGTGTAA
- a CDS encoding 3'-5' exoribonuclease YhaM family protein, which translates to MNTKENFLSNVKSGENIKISLMVMRILFRDPAKIVCILADKSGEIKANLPNKKDDIAEGRVVEIEGIKDGILDVKTYEIITNYNISDYLPTVNRPVGDIMQEIELYTSKYIISKEAKALNDYFFKDEEFLDKFKRGIGGVSMHHNYIGGLAEHTLNVMHLTLMLCERYGCRRTEIAILAAKLHDIGKIYELSYDGPFKYTLRGEMEGHIVIGVEMIDKAIMKNPSYYSEDFIMRIKGCVIQHHGKLEYGSPREMRMEESFIINYADSIDATMNKISQIKDKTEPGNWSEYDRRIETKLYL; encoded by the coding sequence ATGAATACAAAAGAGAATTTTTTAAGCAACGTGAAAAGTGGTGAAAACATAAAGATATCATTAATGGTCATGAGAATATTATTTAGGGATCCTGCAAAAATAGTATGTATATTGGCTGATAAAAGTGGCGAAATAAAGGCAAATCTTCCAAACAAAAAGGATGATATTGCTGAAGGAAGAGTAGTAGAAATTGAAGGAATTAAAGATGGGATTCTAGATGTAAAAACATATGAAATTATTACAAACTACAACATTTCAGATTATCTTCCAACAGTAAATAGGCCTGTTGGGGATATTATGCAGGAAATAGAGCTTTATACAAGTAAATATATAATTTCAAAAGAGGCCAAAGCTTTGAACGATTATTTCTTTAAAGACGAAGAGTTTCTAGATAAATTTAAAAGAGGTATAGGCGGAGTATCGATGCATCATAATTACATAGGAGGACTTGCAGAACATACATTAAATGTTATGCATTTAACTTTAATGCTTTGCGAAAGATATGGTTGTAGAAGAACAGAAATTGCCATACTTGCTGCAAAATTACATGATATAGGGAAGATTTATGAGTTATCTTATGACGGTCCATTTAAATATACACTTAGGGGTGAAATGGAAGGGCATATTGTTATTGGTGTAGAAATGATAGATAAGGCAATTATGAAAAATCCTTCATATTATAGTGAGGATTTTATCATGAGAATAAAAGGCTGCGTAATTCAACATCATGGAAAACTTGAATATGGTTCGCCTAGAGAAATGAGAATGGAAGAATCTTTTATAATAAATTATGCAGATTCAATAGATGCGACAATGAATAAAATTTCTCAAATAAAAGATAAAACAGAGCCAGGAAATTGGTCAGAATACGATAGAAGAATTGAAACTAAATTATATTTATAG